A stretch of DNA from Thermoplasmata archaeon:
TATTCTGTATCTGGAGCCATGCTGGTTGAAGTGACATTCATCCAAATATAATAAGTTAGTATTTTCTGAGATCAGATCAAAGAGTTTTTTTAAAATTGTCTTTAAGATCTCTTTCTCCTTTTGCGATAATAGATCTGGGTCTTCTTAACCTAAATCCAAGTTTGTGAAATATGTTTTGGCACTGTCTTACCTCAAGATCTATGTTATATTTGTCCAGCAAATATCTTTTCAGAAGAATGCCATCCCCCATGTTCTGAAAATAACCAAATTCGTGAGGATCCTTTCTTAAATCTCTATTAATATCATTGAGAATCTCGCTGGATAGTTTTGATGGTCTTCCAGATTTCTCTATATCATAAAATGCTCCTAATCCATCAGAGTTAAATGAATTGATCCAGCACTCTATTGTTCTTGGAGAATGTCTCAATATTTTTGCAAACTCATAAGACCATGCAGTCTATGATCGTATCTGGATTCAGAATTTCTTTTAATTTCATTCTGTATAGTAAAGATCATGTACATTTTAAATATATAAATATGC
This window harbors:
- a CDS encoding winged helix-turn-helix domain-containing protein, which codes for MRHSPRTIECWINSFNSDGLGAFYDIEKSGRPSKLSSEILNDINRDLRKDPHEFGYFQNMGDGILLKRYLLDKYNIDLEVRQCQNIFHKLGFRLRRPRSIIAKGERDLKDNFKKTL